Genomic window (bacterium):
GACCAGGGGCGCGACGCGGGCTACACGGGGTGATTGAAAGGTTAAAACACCAAGACATCCTGTGCGGGAGGAGGCTGTTTTCCAAATCGCACAATTCCCGCAACTGCATCTTTGTATACAGGATAAACAGCTATCGAATCGTCCTTTCCCAGTTCGACCGATTTCAGTATTTGAAGCAAGGTCTCGTATCTGTCCCGCGTGACCGTCACTTCGAAAACCGAATTCTGCTCCCGAGCGCCGAAATCCAATAGGTCATTCGCGAGCGCTGTACGGGTCGAGTCGGACGAAATGTCGTAGCAAACGATGTACAGCGATAAATCTTCGCTCATTTCTTTTCCAGGGGAATTGGAGCGTAGGGTTTTCCCGAGTCCACGGCTTCGCTTAAAATTGAAATCGAAGCTCTGAACGCGTCGTTCCAAGTCTTGACGCCCCAGTCCAGATTGAATTCCTCCATTTGATATTCCTCCCATGAGCGTAGAAAGGACTTAAAGGAATCGGGCTTGAACCGGACCCCGTTTTCCTCCGATTCGAAATCGCTTGCCTTGAAT
Coding sequences:
- the cas2 gene encoding CRISPR-associated endonuclease Cas2 produces the protein MSEDLSLYIVCYDISSDSTRTALANDLLDFGAREQNSVFEVTVTRDRYETLLQILKSVELGKDDSIAVYPVYKDAVAGIVRFGKQPPPAQDVLVF